A region from the Bradyrhizobium erythrophlei genome encodes:
- a CDS encoding flavin-dependent oxidoreductase, with amino-acid sequence MKAIIVGGGIGGLSTALMLRARGIGCELFEQSDTIRELGVGINTLPHAIRELAGLGLLQKLDDIAIRTDVLYYLNRHGQEVWRDPRGIDAGHDVPQFSIHRGRLQSVIHRAVEQRLGHDAIHTGCRLGAFTQDEGGVTAYFFDRAGSHTKTVRGDILIGADGIHSRVREMLFPEEGPPCWNGLMLWRGARDWPAFLTGKSMIVAGGLHAKVVVYPIAEGSSPANRLTNWAVLVKVGDGNAPPPRREDWSRPGKREELMPHVARFKVPYVDVPGLISATPEFYEYPTCDRDPLPWWSSGRVTLLGDAAHPMYPVGSNGASQAILDARCLADALARAEHPRQALLAYEQKRLPMTAEIVRSNRRGGPEGVIDAVEQLAPDGFDNVENVLSYSQREAIVRGYASKAGFAAVPGLTAVRA; translated from the coding sequence ATGAAGGCGATTATCGTCGGGGGCGGCATCGGGGGCCTCTCCACCGCGCTGATGCTGCGGGCCCGCGGCATCGGCTGCGAACTGTTCGAGCAATCTGACACCATCCGCGAACTCGGCGTCGGCATCAACACGCTGCCGCATGCGATCCGCGAACTCGCCGGTCTCGGCCTGTTGCAGAAGCTCGATGACATCGCGATCCGCACCGACGTGCTGTATTATCTCAATCGCCACGGCCAGGAAGTCTGGCGCGATCCGCGCGGCATCGATGCCGGCCACGACGTGCCGCAATTCTCGATCCATCGCGGCCGGCTGCAAAGCGTGATCCATCGCGCCGTCGAGCAGCGGCTTGGACACGACGCCATCCATACCGGTTGCAGGCTCGGCGCCTTCACCCAGGACGAGGGCGGCGTCACCGCCTATTTCTTCGATCGCGCCGGCAGCCACACCAAAACCGTGCGCGGCGACATCCTGATCGGCGCCGACGGCATTCATTCGCGGGTGCGTGAGATGCTGTTTCCCGAGGAAGGTCCGCCCTGCTGGAACGGGCTGATGCTGTGGCGCGGCGCGCGCGACTGGCCGGCCTTCCTGACCGGCAAATCGATGATCGTGGCCGGCGGCCTGCATGCCAAGGTCGTGGTTTACCCGATCGCCGAAGGGTCGAGCCCGGCCAACCGCCTCACCAACTGGGCGGTGCTGGTCAAGGTCGGCGACGGCAATGCGCCGCCGCCGCGCCGTGAGGACTGGTCGCGGCCGGGCAAGCGCGAGGAACTGATGCCGCACGTGGCGCGGTTCAAGGTGCCCTATGTCGACGTGCCCGGCCTGATCTCGGCGACACCAGAATTCTACGAATATCCGACCTGCGACCGTGATCCCCTGCCTTGGTGGTCCAGCGGCCGCGTCACGCTGCTCGGCGATGCCGCGCATCCGATGTATCCGGTGGGCTCGAACGGCGCCTCGCAGGCCATTCTTGACGCGCGCTGTCTTGCCGACGCGCTGGCGCGCGCCGAACATCCGCGCCAGGCCCTGCTGGCCTATGAGCAGAAGCGGTTGCCGATGACGGCGGAGATCGTGCGCTCGAACCGCCGCGGCGGCCCCGAGGGCGTGATCGACGCGGTCGAGCAACTGGCGCCCGACGGTTTTGATAATGTCGAGAACGTGCTGAGCTATTCGCAGCGCGAGGCCATCGTGCGCGGCTATGCCAGCAAGGCCGGTTTTGCGGCCGTGCCGGGATTGACGGCGGTGAGGGCGTAG